A section of the Brachyhypopomus gauderio isolate BG-103 unplaced genomic scaffold, BGAUD_0.2 sc62, whole genome shotgun sequence genome encodes:
- the vps72b gene encoding vacuolar protein sorting-associated protein 72 homolog — MSVAFCRAPRKNAGNRMSKLLDAEEDDEFYRTTYGGFSDESGDGEYKVELSDTADEVDSDFDIDEGEEPDSEQEEDGPRRKTRVVTKAYKEPIKVVKPRPKPKKLNELPRRAEKTRNDRHKPVELQEDTSKNINRQRKLERVRCAARRGVSVSDRKSVRQSTTEHTRLTYLRLQERQVAPRRRKGTRHERPLTQAELLAEAKVTAEVNLRSLENYERLEADKKKQVHKKRQCVGPIIRYHSVQTPVLSEHFLKEENVDVEGLDQDVQLCPHSGGVVDPPWTETTPPGPLASTSAPSAPPAPPGGTRCSRTYITFSEEDTFQTFFPNTPAPRIPVREVCPVTHKPAVYRDPVTDIPYANVRAFKIIREAYRKYVSAHGLPCTSAALATEPGARSLRQKLVLKQV, encoded by the exons ATGAGCGTGGCTTTCTGTCGGGCTCCGCGGAAGAACGCGGGGAACCGCATGTCCAAGCTGCTGGACGCGGAGGAAGATGATGAGTTCTACAGAACCACCTACGGAGGATTCAGCGAC gaatCAGGAGATGGTGAATATAAGGTGGAGTTGTCGGACACCGCGGACGAGGTGGACAGTGACTTCGACATCGACGAGGGGGAAGAACCGGACAGTGAGCAGGAGGAGGACGGACCACGGAGGAAGACCAGGGTGGTCACCAAGGCCTACAAG GAACCTATTAAGGTTGTGAAACCCAGGCCCAAGCCAAAGAAGCTCAATGAACTGCCTAGGAGGGCAGAAAAGACCAGGAACGACAGACATAAACCTGTTGAGCTCCAGGAAGACACCAGCAAGA ACATCAACCGACAGCGTAAGCTTGAGCGGGTCAGATGTGCGGCGCGACGTGGCGTCTCCGTCTCGGACAGGAAGTCTGTGAGGCAGTCCACCACCGAGCACACGCGGCTGACCTACCTGAGGCTACAGGAGAGGCAGGTCGCCCCACGACGCAGGAAAGGCACACGCCACGAACGACCTCTGACCCAGGCGGAGCTCCTAGCTGAAGCTAAGGTGACAGCGGAAGTTAACCTCCGCTCACTGG AGAACTATGAGCGCCTGGAGGCGGATAAGAAGAAGCAGGTTCATAAGAAGCGTCAGTGTGTGGGCCCCATCATCCGCTACCACTCCGTACAGACGCCCGTGCTGAGCGAGCACTTCCTCAAAGAGGAGAACGTGGACGTTGAGGG GTTGGACCAGGACGTGCAGCTGTGCCCTCACAGCGGTGGAGTTGTAGATCCACCCTGGACAGAGACGACCCCCCCCGGCCCCCTTGCCTCCACCTCCGCCCCCTCCGCTCCTCCAGCGCCACCAGGAGGCACCAGGTGCTCACGCACCTACATCACCTTCAGTGAGGAGGACACCTTCCAGACGTTCTTCCCCAACACCCCCGCACCACGGATCCCCGTCAGGGAGGTGTGCCCGGTGACCCACAAACCGGCCGTGTACCGCGACCCCGTCACGGATATCCCGTACGCCAACGTCAGGGCCTTCAAGATCATCCGCGAGGCTTACAGGAAGTACGTGAGCGCCCACGGCCTGCCCTGCACCAGCGCGGCCCTCGCCACAGAGCCCGGGGCCCGGAGCCTGCGCCAGAAACTCGTCCTCAAACAGGTGTAG
- the tmod4 gene encoding tropomodulin-4: MSKSDPRDIDEDAILRGLSAEELEQLEYELQEMDPENAMLPAGLRQRDQTKKSPTGPFDRVSLMDHLEKQALEHQDREDLVPFTGEKKGKKFIPKPGTGQIPIEEQITLEPELEEALKNATDAEMCDIAAILGMYTLMSNKQYYDALGAHGKIANTEGIKSVVKPDVYKTYPEEPPNDTDVEDTLHRIQKNDSSLTDINLNNIPDIPIPTLKEIFQAMKSNTHVLSLSIAATRSNDPVAYAIAEMLTANTTLQSLNIESNFITANGMMAITKALCENTTLAEIKIDNQRQKLGDSVEMEIASMLENNPSILKIGYHFTQQGPRARAAIAITRNNDYFRQQRIS, from the exons ATGTCAAAGAGCGACCCTCGGGACATCGATGAGGATGCCATCCTCAGGGGCCTCAGCGCCGAGGAGCTGGAGCAGCTGGAGTATGAGCTTCAGGAGATGGACCCTGAG AATGCCATGCTCCCAGCTGGACTACGCCAGCGTGATCAGACCAAGAAGAGTCCAACGGGGCCATTTGACCGCGTCTCTCTGATGGATCACCTGGAGAAACAGGCTCTGGAACACCAGGACCGCGAAGACCTGGTGCCCTTCACCGGCGAGAAGAAAG GGAAGAAATTTATCCCCAAGCCTGGAACAGGACAGATTCCTATTGAAGAGCAAATCACTCTGGAGCCAGAGCTGGAAGAAGCTCTGAAGAATGCCACGGATGCCGAGATGTGCGACATtgcag CAATCCTGGGGATGTATACACTCATGAGCAACAAGCAATATTACGACGCGCTGGGTGCACACGGCAAGATCGCCAACACAGAAGGCATCAAGA GTGTGGTGAAGCCCGACGTGTATAAGACGTATCCCGAGGAGCCTCCCAACGACACAGATGTTGAGGACACACTGCACCGGATCCAGAAGAATGACAGCAGCCTGACAGACATCAACCTCAACAACATCCCA GATATTCCCATCCCGACACTGAAGGAGATCTTCCAGGCTATGAAGAGCAACACTCACGTCCTGAGTCTGAGCATCGCTGCCACCCGTAGCAACGACCCCGTGGCCTAC GCAATAGCAGAGATGTTGACTGCAAACACAACACTACAGAGTCTGAATATCGAGTCCAACTTCATCACTGCAAACGGAATGATGGCTATTACTAAAGCCCTTTGTGAAAACACCACCCTTGCGGAAATTAAGATTGACAATCAG AGACAGAAATTGGGTGACTCTGTTGAGATGGAGATCGCCTCCATGTTGGAGAACAACCCCAGCATCTTGAAGATCGGTTACCACTTCACCCAGCAGGGTCCTCGTGCCCGAGCCGCCATTGCCATCACCAGAAACAATGATTACT TTCGCCAGCAGAGGATAAGCTGA
- the scnm1 gene encoding sodium channel modifier 1 isoform X1: MNGSRESRLVSMVTESGSGSAKMSFKREGDDQSQLNVLKKRRVEDLLSHFIPEDEATLMKNGRYSCLVCSHRPVFDTVDMLTVHRTGKRHLAGLKWFYGKKTRLQNEINKRRHQDYVNREDVNREDQEAGQSAPLLAQTRRITHHALLRSTPYSSCHKRASERTENAAVGFGSECRSSPVRDKSVTQSVTAPANSSNTPPSPAHSELAASGQSQTWSQSKSKKKLSCANRPPGPGPGPGPGPEPGPGPEPEPEPEALTEQRCRELEHYLKLKSAGWLHDPSGKWVKDENVEFDSDEDEPLPLLPSSETT, encoded by the exons ATGAACG GAAGTCGGGAGAGCAGACTGGTGTCTATGGTAACTGAGTCAGGAAGTGGAAGTGCTAAGATGTCTTTCAAGAGGGAGGGCGACGATCAAAGCCAACTAAATGTGCTGAAG aaGCGGCGTGTTGAGGACCTGCTGTCACACTTCATCCCTGAGGACGAGGCCACACTGATGAAGAACGGGAG GTACAGCTGTTTGGTGTGTTCACATCGTCCTGTTTTTGATACAGTGGATATGCTGACAGTTCACAGAACAGGAAAGAGGCACCTTGCAG GACTAAAGTGGTTTTATGGGAAAAAAACTCGGTTACAAAATGAAATTAATAAGAGGAGACATCAAGATTATGTTAACAGAGAAGACGTTAACAGAGAAGATCAG GAAGCAGGACAGTCAGCACCATTACTTGCACAGACACGGAGGATTACCCATCATGCCTTGCTGAGAAGCACTCCTTACAGCAGCTGTCATAAAAGGGCCAG TGAAAGGACTGAAAACGCTGCAGTGGGATTTGGTTCTGAGTGTAGAAGTTCACCAGTGAGAGACAAGAGTGTCACTCAGAGCGTTACAGCTCCTGCCAACAGCAgcaacacacctccctcccctgctCATAGTGAACTCG CAGCTTCAGGTCAGAGTCAGACGTGGAGTCAATCCAAGAGCAAGAAGAAACTCTCCTGTGCAAACAGACCACCTGGACCTGGACCTGGACCTGGACCTGGACCTGAACCTGGACCTggacctgaacctgaacctgaacctgaagcTCTCACAGAGCAGAGGTGCAGAGAACTGGAACACTACCTCAAATTAAAGAG TGCCGGGTGGCTACACGATCCGAGTGGCAAATGGGTAAAAGATGAAAATGTGGAATTTGATTCAGATGAGGACGAGCCACTTCctctgctgccctctagtgagaCTACATAG
- the scnm1 gene encoding sodium channel modifier 1 isoform X3 yields MVTESGSGSAKMSFKREGDDQSQLNVLKKRRVEDLLSHFIPEDEATLMKNGRYSCLVCSHRPVFDTVDMLTVHRTGKRHLAGLKWFYGKKTRLQNEINKRRHQDYVNREDVNREDQEAGQSAPLLAQTRRITHHALLRSTPYSSCHKRASERTENAAVGFGSECRSSPVRDKSVTQSVTAPANSSNTPPSPAHSELAASGQSQTWSQSKSKKKLSCANRPPGPGPGPGPGPEPGPGPEPEPEPEALTEQRCRELEHYLKLKSAGWLHDPSGKWVKDENVEFDSDEDEPLPLLPSSETT; encoded by the exons ATGGTAACTGAGTCAGGAAGTGGAAGTGCTAAGATGTCTTTCAAGAGGGAGGGCGACGATCAAAGCCAACTAAATGTGCTGAAG aaGCGGCGTGTTGAGGACCTGCTGTCACACTTCATCCCTGAGGACGAGGCCACACTGATGAAGAACGGGAG GTACAGCTGTTTGGTGTGTTCACATCGTCCTGTTTTTGATACAGTGGATATGCTGACAGTTCACAGAACAGGAAAGAGGCACCTTGCAG GACTAAAGTGGTTTTATGGGAAAAAAACTCGGTTACAAAATGAAATTAATAAGAGGAGACATCAAGATTATGTTAACAGAGAAGACGTTAACAGAGAAGATCAG GAAGCAGGACAGTCAGCACCATTACTTGCACAGACACGGAGGATTACCCATCATGCCTTGCTGAGAAGCACTCCTTACAGCAGCTGTCATAAAAGGGCCAG TGAAAGGACTGAAAACGCTGCAGTGGGATTTGGTTCTGAGTGTAGAAGTTCACCAGTGAGAGACAAGAGTGTCACTCAGAGCGTTACAGCTCCTGCCAACAGCAgcaacacacctccctcccctgctCATAGTGAACTCG CAGCTTCAGGTCAGAGTCAGACGTGGAGTCAATCCAAGAGCAAGAAGAAACTCTCCTGTGCAAACAGACCACCTGGACCTGGACCTGGACCTGGACCTGGACCTGAACCTGGACCTggacctgaacctgaacctgaacctgaagcTCTCACAGAGCAGAGGTGCAGAGAACTGGAACACTACCTCAAATTAAAGAG TGCCGGGTGGCTACACGATCCGAGTGGCAAATGGGTAAAAGATGAAAATGTGGAATTTGATTCAGATGAGGACGAGCCACTTCctctgctgccctctagtgagaCTACATAG
- the scnm1 gene encoding sodium channel modifier 1 isoform X2, translating into MNGSRESRLVSMVTESGSGSAKMSFKREGDDQSQLNVLKKRRVEDLLSHFIPEDEATLMKNGRYSCLVCSHRPVFDTVDMLTVHRTGKRHLAGLKWFYGKKTRLQNEINKRRHQDYVNREDVNREDQEAGQSAPLLAQTRRITHHALLRSTPYSSCHKRASERTENAAVGFGSECRSSPVRDKSVTQSVTAPANSSNTPPSPAHSELASGQSQTWSQSKSKKKLSCANRPPGPGPGPGPGPEPGPGPEPEPEPEALTEQRCRELEHYLKLKSAGWLHDPSGKWVKDENVEFDSDEDEPLPLLPSSETT; encoded by the exons ATGAACG GAAGTCGGGAGAGCAGACTGGTGTCTATGGTAACTGAGTCAGGAAGTGGAAGTGCTAAGATGTCTTTCAAGAGGGAGGGCGACGATCAAAGCCAACTAAATGTGCTGAAG aaGCGGCGTGTTGAGGACCTGCTGTCACACTTCATCCCTGAGGACGAGGCCACACTGATGAAGAACGGGAG GTACAGCTGTTTGGTGTGTTCACATCGTCCTGTTTTTGATACAGTGGATATGCTGACAGTTCACAGAACAGGAAAGAGGCACCTTGCAG GACTAAAGTGGTTTTATGGGAAAAAAACTCGGTTACAAAATGAAATTAATAAGAGGAGACATCAAGATTATGTTAACAGAGAAGACGTTAACAGAGAAGATCAG GAAGCAGGACAGTCAGCACCATTACTTGCACAGACACGGAGGATTACCCATCATGCCTTGCTGAGAAGCACTCCTTACAGCAGCTGTCATAAAAGGGCCAG TGAAAGGACTGAAAACGCTGCAGTGGGATTTGGTTCTGAGTGTAGAAGTTCACCAGTGAGAGACAAGAGTGTCACTCAGAGCGTTACAGCTCCTGCCAACAGCAgcaacacacctccctcccctgctCATAGTGAACTCG CTTCAGGTCAGAGTCAGACGTGGAGTCAATCCAAGAGCAAGAAGAAACTCTCCTGTGCAAACAGACCACCTGGACCTGGACCTGGACCTGGACCTGGACCTGAACCTGGACCTggacctgaacctgaacctgaacctgaagcTCTCACAGAGCAGAGGTGCAGAGAACTGGAACACTACCTCAAATTAAAGAG TGCCGGGTGGCTACACGATCCGAGTGGCAAATGGGTAAAAGATGAAAATGTGGAATTTGATTCAGATGAGGACGAGCCACTTCctctgctgccctctagtgagaCTACATAG
- the lysmd1 gene encoding lysM and putative peptidoglycan-binding domain-containing protein 1: protein MSTDRGPDRTGSHGLLCGQRTKSYGSMVTSSSSPGRTKHVQHEVQSGDTLQGLALKYGASMEQIKRANRLYTNDSIFLKKFLSIPVQTDSLLFAHENELREEESSQEERKSHQVSTDNGPTDFKCEQKTPDLSPSDYFKRIDSLIKQSKKAAVKTCEMEDKQLSSAEQLLCTSKVSSSSSQGQQAMLGAVPLAITRRAKNLRDREDEIFQL from the exons ATGTCCACGGACCGCGGACCGGACCGGACCGGGTCACACGGGCTCCTGTGCGGCCAGCGCACCAAGTCTTATGGCAGTATGgtgacctcctcctcctcaccaggCAGAACGAAACATGTTCAGCACGAAGTTCAGAGTGGAGACACGTTGCAAGGACTGGCACTGAAGTATGGTGCATCT ATGGAGCAAATCAAAAGGGCAAACAGACTGTACACCAATGATTCAATATTCTTGAAAAAGTTCCTCTCCATCCCTGTACAGACAGACTCACTGTTATTTGCTCATGAGAATGAACTGCGTGAAGAAGAGTCAAGTCAGGAAGAGAGGAAATCCCATCAAGTTTCTACTGATAATGGTCCGACAGACTTTAAATGTGAACAAAAGACTCCAGATCTTTCTCCGTCTGACTATTTTAAAAGGATAGATAGCCTGATCAAACAGTCAAAAAAAGCAGCTGTAAAAACATGTGAAATGGAAGACAAACA GTTGTCTTCAGCGGAACAGCTGTTGTGCACCAGTAAGGTTTCCAGCTCTTCTTCTCAGGGTCAGCAGGCCATGCTAGGAGCTGTGCCTCTTGCCATCACCAGACGTGCCAAGAATCTGAGGGACAGGGAGGATGAGATCTTTCAACTCTGA
- the tnfaip8l2b gene encoding tumor necrosis factor, alpha-induced protein 8-like protein 2 B: protein MENFSSKDMAMKAQKKILSNMASKSVVQMFIDDTSSEILDELYRVSKEYTGNRNEAQKVIKDLIKVVVKIAVLFRHNRFSEEELRLAQKFKKKLQQGAMTAISFHEVDFTFDKAVMSDILTTCRDMMLKLVATHLTTKSHGRINHVFSHYSNPDFLTQLYNPNGPFKSNLTRICNGLNKLLEEGKL, encoded by the exons ATGGAGAACTTCAGCTCCAAGGACATGGCTATGAAGGCCCAGAAGAAGATTCTCAGCAACATGGCCAGCAAGTCAGTAGTGCAGATGTTCATCGATGACACCAGCAGTGAGATCCTGGACGAGCTGTACCGTGTGTCGAAGGAGTACACGGGGAACCGTAATGAGGCCCAGAAGGTGATTAAGGACCTGATTAAGGTGGTAGTGAAGATCGCTGTGCTCTTCAGACACAACCGCTTCAGTGAAGAGGAACTCCGATTAGCCCAGAAGTTCAAGAAGAAATTACAACAGGGAGCCATGACGGCAATCAGCTTCCATGAG GTGGACTTCACATTTGACAAGGCAGTGATGTCAGACATCCTAACTACATGCAGAGACATGATGCTGAAACTAGTGGCCACTCATCTCACAACCAAATCCCACGGACGCATCAACCATGTCTTCAGTCATTACTCCAACCCAGACTTCCTCACCCAGCTGTACAATCCAAACGGCCCTTTTAAGTCCAACCTCACCAGAATCTGCAACGGACTCAACAAACTACTTGAAGAGGGGAAACTATGA